The Candidatus Atribacteria bacterium genomic interval CCGGTTGTAGACTGATCAGTGGTTATTTGATGCCCCTCTAAAAGATAAAGACGTTCATGAATCGCATCAATAATCCACTCTTTCTGGGGGAAGAAACTAGATTCCATTTCAGCGGCAGGGGTAATCCAGTTGCGGGAACCAACTACCACTGCAGGACCATCAAGATAGTCAAAAACAAATCTGGAAACATTTGAAGCAATAGTATGAAGGAAAGAACCTCGTTCACAAGCATCGGAAACAAGCACAAATCTTCCTGTCTTCTTCACAGACTCGATAATCAATTCATAGTTTAAGGGATTAATAAATCTCAAATCGATTACTTCTGCCAAAACTTTATATTTCTTTTCAAGTTCTTCTGCAGCCTCCATTCCCTTGTAAAGAGTTGCCCCTATAGTGAGAAGAGTAACATCTTTTCCTTCTTTCCTGATAATTGGCTCACCTTCCGGTACTTCGTAATAATCTTCGGGAACTCCGCTGGGAACAAAGTACTCTCCTATATCATAAAGTCTTTGACTTTCAAAAAATACTACCGGATCTGTACCGTGTAAAGCAAGATTTAACATGCCTTTGGCATCATAAGGCGTAGCAGGAAACATGACCTTAAGACCAGGGATATGGGCAAGCAGGCTAGTCCATTCTTGAGAATGTTGGGCACCATATTTATTCCCTACTGATACTCGAATGATAAGGGGCATAGTAAGGAGACCTGCTGACATTGACTGCCATTTAGCTACCTGATTGAAAAGTTCATCCCCTGCCCGTCCGATAAAATCACTATACATCAGCTCTACTACTACACGTCCCCCACATAAAGCATACCCTACAGCTGACCCTACAATGGCTCCTTCAGAAATAGTCGTATTAAACAATCGATGATAAGGAAGAGCTTCGGTTAACCCTCTATATACGGCAAATGCCCCTCCCCAATCACGATTATCTTCTCCGTAAGCTACCATTGTTGGATCCTCATAAAAGCGATAGAGCATGGCTTCAAATAAGGCATCACGATAAGTAAAGACTTTTACTTTGGGGTAAACTTTATTATTTTCATCCAAAGCAAAACGGTATTTATGGGTAATTGATCTAACCCGGGGATTATCTTTTTGGGAAATGAGTACTTCTGGTGTTCGTTTTTCCATTCTATCTTTGTGCCGATTTGAAAACATGACTGTTTCAAAAAAATCGGATTTTACCCTGGGCGAGATTTCTTGAGATACTGCTAATTTCAGGGCTTTCGTAATTTTCCAAGTTACTTCCTGTTTTAAGAACTCTACTTTAGAAGAGGTTATTACTCTGTTTTGTTTAAGGTAATCTTCATATCCTTTAATGCAGTCAACCTCTTGCCAGGCTGAAATCTCTTCTTTGCTCCTGTACGATGATGCATCAGAGGGCGAATGACCTGAAATTCGATAGGTAATAACATCCAGAAGAACCGGACCCTTTCCTTTAAGAAGGATTTTTTTCTTTCTTTCAATCGCATCAGCTACTGCCAAAGGATTATATCCATCCACTCGTTCAACATGCAAGTTTTCAGGGTTTACCCCGGCTCCTACCCGGGCAAGAATTTTGTAACCCATCGTTTCACCCGAGGTCTGACCACCCATGCCATAGAAATTATTAAAGAAATTGAACAGAATAGGGGGAGCACCTCCAAGATCTTTATCCCAAAGTGTACGGTATTGATCCATTGCAGCTAACATAATGGCTTCCCATACCGGACCACAGCCCATAGAGCCATCTCCGATATTACAGATTACTATGCCTGGCTTTCGATTAATTCTTTTAAAAAGAGCAGCACCTACCGAAATATCCGCTGCACCTCCGACAATAGCATTATTGGGCATACTGCCAAAGGGTGCAAAAAAAACATGCATCGAACCTCCCAAACCCTTATTAAAGCCGTTAGCCCGCCCGAATATCTCTGCTAAAACTCCGTATAGTACAAAATCTTGAGCAAGCGATTTAATATTACCTTTATGTTCCTTTTCTACTACTTTTAAGCAAGCTCCATCCATATAAGATTTCATTATCTTAAGAAGTTTATTCTCATCAAGTTGATCTATTGCCGAAAGACACTTAGCTAAAACTTCTCCATGACTACGATGAGAACCGAAAATGAAATCTTCGATCCCAAGATTTACACACTGACCCACCGCAGATGACTCCTGACCGATAGATAAATGAGCAGGGCCTAAGTGATCATATTGAATCCCCTCATAAGAACCTTGGGTTTTTATCGCATTCAGCATGGATTCAAATTCTCGGATGATGAGCATATCATAGTAAACCTTGAGGAGTTTTTCTTCTCCATACTTCTTTATTTCTTTTTTTATATCCGGTTTATACTGATTTAGGGGAATGTCATTTATTTTCAATATCTGTGGTTTTCTGACTTCTTTGGGGTCAATGAAAATAGATTTAGGCATAACTTTCTCCTTTCTGTAAAAGTTTTCTTACTATTTTCTCATCATGATAAAATCACATTCATTTTTCTATTAGGCTAATTTTATATTGTCCAAATTAAAATTTGCTATTCGCCTAATAATTTCCTGCAGGAATTTAGCTGCCGGAGCACCGTCTACTGCCCTATGATCGAAGGTAAGAGATAAACCAAGGTGAGGAATAAATTGTATTTTATCTTCTTTTAATAATGGTTTAAGAGAAAGATTGCATATACCAAGAATTGCTACCTGAGGAATATTTAAGATAGGAGTAAAGCTTTCGATGCCCATTGTTCCCAGATTGGTGACCGTAAAGGTCCCTCCCTTTAGTTCATCCGGTAAGATAGTATCCTCTTGACAGGCAGCACTTAATCGTCTTGCTTCTTGAGAGATCGCCTTCAAAGATAAGAGATGGGCATTATGAATGATCGGTACTATAAGCCCTCGTGGGGAATCTACTGCAAATCCCAGATGGACTGGTTCAAATTCAAGTATCTTATCTTTCAAGAAATGAGCATTCATGTTTTTAAATTCAGGAAGAAGGTGAGCAATAATATACAGCAGAAAATCATTGATATTAATTTTGCTTAGCTCTTTCATTGAGGCACTGGATTTTAGCGATTCCCGACCAGCCAGTAAATTAGAAGCGTCAGCAGAAGTATTTAAAGTAAGTTGAGCAGTGCTTTGCAAAGAAGTTAGCATTCTTTCAGAGATAATCTTCCGTACTCCTTCAACTAAAATCTCTTTAGCGGGACCGGAAAAATTCTCACTAACCGTACTTGAAATAAGTGCTTCACCTTCAGATATTGCTTTTTCAATATCTTTCTTAATAATCCTTCCTCCCGGGCCTGTACCGGTAAGCCGGGAAAAATCAATTCTTTTCTCCTCTGCCAAAAGTCTTGCTACCGGCGAAATGGATATTAATACAGTCTTAGGAGAAGGTGTTGTTTTTTTAAAAGCTTTATCTGGGACTTGGACTTTTTGCTTTTCAATATATTCACCCTTAGAAATGGAGACAGTTTTTTTGGGGATAAGATGGTCAATTTTTTCTCCCGGTTGCCCTATAATAGCGATAGTATCAAGAACTGGAACATCCTCTCCCTCCTTATAAAAGATTCTTAATATTGTTCCGGTTTCAGGAGCCTCCACTTCAAAAACAGCTTTATCGGTTTCTACTTCACAGATAGGCTCTTCAGCTTTTACTTTGTCTCCTTCTTTTTTATTCCATTTAATAATGATACATGATTCAACAGATTGTCCTTGTTTGGGCATAAGTACTGCTATAGCCATTTTAGCCCCTCCTTAGTGTACTTTACTGTTTTTCTAAATAATATATCAATAAAATAATCATTTGGTATTTTAAAAATAATTAAATATTTATATTTAACTAATTTTATCCTTATTCTTCAGGACAGTATTTTTTAATATCAAAAGATTTCCTGATTATCTTTCTGCCCTCAACAATTGATTTAATTTGTCCCATAGATTTTGCCTGAATCATTAGATTCCCAATGGCAGTTGCTTCAACCGGTCCTGCAAAAACTGACAGACCTGTTACATTAGCAACAATTTTACATAGGAGACTGTTTCGACTTCCCCCTCCTATGATATATATCTCTTTGATAGATTTACCGGTGATCTCTTCTATCATTTTAATCGTTTTTGTATATTTATCTGCTAAACTCTCTATAATCCCTCTGGTAATCTCTGCCGGTGTCTCTGGTACTTTTTGCCCTGTTTCCCGGCAATAAGCTTTTATTCTTTCTGGCATATTATCATCAATCAAACCGGGTTTTAAGAATTTTGAGTCATCAGGGTCAATCCTAAAATTTGCAGGACCATATTTTAAAGCTATTTCAGTTAGTTCATCATAAGAATATGACTTTACCTTCTCATCCCAGAATTTTTTACACTCCTGAATAATCCAGAATCCGGTTACATTCTTTAAAAATCTAAAGCCTCCATCCGCAGAGCCTTCATTGGTAAAATTATATTTGTAGCTCTTTTCATTAATAATTGGCTCAGGGCTTTCTATACCCACTAAAGACCAGGTTCCAGAACTAATATAGGCATATTGAATATTATCTTTCACGGGAATAGCAGCCACTGCAGAAGCGGTATCGTGACAGGCAGGAGCAATAATCACAACCTCTGAGCCTGCGCTAATTTCCCGTACAATAGTCGGTAAAAGTCTCCCAATCTTTGTTCCAGGCAAAATTATTTCTCCAAATATCTCCTTCCTAAATCCAAGCTTATCCATTATCTTGGTTGACCAGTCCTTTTTTATAGGATTATAAAGCTGAGTAGTGGTAGTGATTGAATATTCATTTTTTATAATTCCAGTTAGCCAATAATTTAAAAGATCAGGAATAGTTAGGAAATATTTTGTATTTTCAAAGATTTGAGGTTTTTTCTTTGCAAATGAATATAATTGATAGAGGGTATTAATCTGCATAAATTGGATGCCGGTCTCGGAAAATATTTCCTTTTTGGGTATTATCCTAAAAACTTCCTCCATTATATGGTCTGTCCTATTGTCTCTATAATGATAAGAATTCCCCAGAAGATCACCATTATCATCCAAAAGAACATGATCAACTCCCCAGGCATCAATACCAATGCTCGCTATTTGATGGGGATATTTTTTAAAAGCTTTTTTTAAACCTTTCTTTATCTCATTGAATAGTCCCAGAATATCCCAAAAAATACTATCTTTAATCCTTACTAAATAATTCGGGAAACGATGTACTAATTCCATTTTTGATAAATCACCAACAATAACTCTTCCGCTTTCGGCACCCAGATCAATCGCTACAAACTTTTTCATACTATTACCCCTTTTAATTTAGTTCTAAGCAAAGAAAAATACTGATCAATCTTTTTTGACTTTTTTCAACTTAAATTACTCTATTCTTTAAACAGGTTCTGTCGATATTTTTCATCGGGTCTTCCCGATATATGTGTTACCATATCATTAGAAAGGGTATTTATGCCTCCTGCAAGTAATGCACCAAAACGAATTTCCGCTGCCTTAGCAGCAGTTAAAGTAATATTTTCTACTTCGGTCGGAGTAGATCCTAAAGCAACAAATCCATGGTTTTGAAAATAGATAGATTTAGGCCTCTCTCCATGTTTCTTTAAAAATATTTCAATTTCTTTTTTTACTTTTTGCGCCAATTGAACTCCCGGATCAGTATAAGGAATGAAGATCGATTCTTTTCCCAATAGTATAATTTCATCAGGATAAATTCTCCCTTTCAGATTCGCCGGAAAACTCTTTGAACAAGTCAATCTATTTACAGCAGTGGGGTGAGTATGGCCAACAAAATTTACTCCCTCCAAGCTAAGGCAAATAGCATGCAACAGGGTTTCTACAGAAGGATTTGCTAGATGTTTTTTATCCACTTTTGCTTTTTCAAAGATGTAATTAATTTCTTTAGCATTCGGATTCTCCATATTAATAAGCTGCACGATTGGTGCAAAATAAACTTGAATAAAATCATTCTCGGTTACAGTGGCCAGCTGTGTCCCGCTTGCTTTTATAAAAAAACTATCAGAGACATCTTTTATCTCAACTTTAGCTGAGGTATTACCCTCTCCAATAATGGCAAGGTGATAGTCTATTCTTCCTAAATTATTAGACAGTTTTACTAACTTATGTAATGCCTCGACCTGAACATTTTGCCATTCTTTCATTTTCCCTTCCCCCCTAGTGAATTGCTTTTTTGTACTTAACCTTATATGCTGTAACGTCTTAAAAAAAAGTCCTTTTATTTGTAAAATATTTTCTAAAAGGAAACTACCTCTTATATGATCAATTTTCACTTTTTTGAATAAATAAAATTGTTTTGATTATTTTCTCTTCATATATTTATTTAAAAATATATTTAATCCATATGAAAAACCTCTTCCAAAGAGGTGATAACCGGGGAATTATCTGGATTAGTTTCCATAATATCTTGCATATAATCCCACCATTTTTTCATTATCTCTTTAGAGGGGAGTTTTTCAACTGTATTATTTTCTTTTAATTTTTGCACCGCAAAGAGAGTAAGCGTTTCTTTATCAAGAAATATGGAATAATCATAAATTCCCGCCCTGGATAATTCTTCTTTAAGTTCAGGCCAGATTTCATTATGTCTTTTTTTATACTCTTCTTCATAGCCCACCTTTAATTTCATTTTAAATACTGCTCTTTTCATTAACCTGCTCCCAAAACTATTTTTAGGTTTTAATCTTTCCAGTAATTGGGGAAGCATAATTGCTAAAATTAATAATAAGCCTATAATAATAGTCATTACCTTGCCAGGTATATTAATTAGGCCCATTCCGAATTTAAGAAATCCAATAATAAAAATGGAAATAACTACTCCAAAAATATTTCCTTTTCCGCCGGTAATAGCTACTCCACCCAGCACAACTGTGGTGATAATCTCCAGCTCCCAACCACTAGCAATATTTGGACGTGTACTCCCGATTCTGGAAGTTAGCAAGATTGAAGCTAATCCTGAACAGAGTCCGGTAACGGTAAAAATAGCAAGACGTACTCTGTTTACAGGTATCCCTGAAAAACGAGCAGCAGTAGAATTATTTCCAATGGCAAATACCTTCCGTCCTATAGTCGTTTTATGTAAAATGATACCAAAAATTATAGCAAGTATGAAAAAAAGGATCAATTCAAAAGGAATCATGGTGTTTCCTATGTATCCCTGCCCAAAAAAAGCAAAAGAGGTTGGGTACTTGGTAAATGCCTTGTCTCCGAGAATAACATAAGCAATCCCTCTAAACAAAGACATACTTCCCAGAGTAACAGCGATCGCAGGAATCCCAAATTTTGTTATAATGAAACCATTTAAAAAACCTGCCGCCAAACCCGCAAAAAGTCCTATCACAACCAACCCAAAAGTATTCACTCCGGCTTGGGAGGCCATACCCATAAAAACCGAAGATAAAGCTATAATAGAGGCAACAGAAATATCAATATCACCACATATGATCACAAACATCATGGGAAGAGCAATGATAGCTTTCTCAATAAAATTAAAAGTGGTGTTCATAAGATTGGTATAATCTAAAAAATAAGGAGATAAATTTGAATTTATGATTACAACCATAATGAAAATAAAAGGAAGAATGATTTCCCACTGCCATATAATATTTACCAGATAATTTTTTCTTATTTTTTTAATTTCAAGACTTTCATTTTTGTTATTCATAAAAATTTCTCTTTCTTAACATCAGTTGCTGATTACGTTTATCCATAACCGTATTTATTATAATTGCAAAAAGTATAATGAAGCCCTGAATCGCCATCTGCCAGAAGGGTGAAACATTAATCATAGTCAGAGCATTATAAACAATTCCCATAAAAAAGGCTCCCAGTACAACACCGATAATCGACCCAGAACCACCCATAATACTTACCCCTCCAATTACACAAGCCGCAATAGTCTGAAGTTCGAAGCCGATAGCAGTTTCACTCTGGGCAGCGGCATAACGGGCAACCCAGAGAAATCCTGCAAGACCAGTAATTCCTCCGCATAAGGTAAAGACAATATATTGAATTTTCTTCAGGCTAATGCCCACATATTGAGAGGCTATCTTATTGCCGCCCACCCCGTAAATCTCTCTTCCAGTTCTAGTTAAATTTAAAAAAATTAAAAATAATACTACTGTTAGTATCGATAGATATATAAGACTGGATATACCTAAAAAACTTCTTCTGGGAAACATCCGAAAAACCTCGGTCATCTCATGAGCGCTAACCCAAGTTCCTTTACAAAGTACGAATACCAAACCTCTATATATACTCATGGTACCAAGAGTAGTAATAATAGGGGGAATTTTAGCCTGGGAAACCAACAAGCCATTTATCGAACCAAGCAGGAGTCCAATGGCTATTGAAATCAAAATAATCATAAAGATAGGAATTCCAGGGTGATATTGATTTAGAAGGGCTACACTCATACCACTTAAAGCGAGACTGGAACCGACAGATAAATCTATGCCCCCTGTCACAATAATCATCAGCTGTCCAATAGCCACCATCGATAGAATTGCCGTATCATTCAACACATCAATAAAGTTGTTAATATATAAAAAGCTGGGGGTTCTCAAACTAACCCCAAATATGATAAATAAAATAAAAACAAAAAGATTAAATTCTCTTTTCTTAAATAATTCCATCATTTTTAAATTCCTTCACTTTGAAATACTCCCGGTTGCAGCTTTAATTATCTTTTCAGAATTTGCTTCTTCGCGAGTAAATTTAGCAGTGATAACTCCTTCATGCATTACTATAATATTATTAGACATACCGAGAATCTCAGGAAGTTCAGAGGAAACAAGAATTACTGCAATCCCTTGCTTTGCAAGTTCAGAAATAAAATTGTGTACAGTAGCTTTGGTTGCTACATCAATTCCTTTGGTTGGCTCATCCATAATTAATATTCTTGGCTTGGTGGCAATCCATTTAGCTAAAACTACCTTCTGTTGATTACCTCCTGAGAGGTCTTCTACCAACTGTTCCCAACCTGAAGCTTTTATTTCTATATTTTTTCCATATTCATCAGTAATTTCAAATTCCCTATTACGATCTAAAAAAATATGTCTACTTATTCTATCTATTATCGGCAAAGTAATATTTTCCCTAATATTCATAGCTAAAATAGCACCTTGTATCTGTCGGTCTTCGGGGAGATAAGCAAGACTATGATTCATTGCATCTGAAGGATTGGTAATACTAATTTTTTCGCCATTTATAAAAACTTCACCTGAGGTCTTGGTATCAATTCCAAAAATGGTCTGCATTACTTCTGATCTCCCTGCTCCCACTAATCCAAAAAATCCCAATATCTCGCCTTTATGCAAGTTAAAAGATATGTTTTTAAATACACCTATCTTGGTAAGATTTTCGACCTTCAGGATAATGTCACCTTTCTCTGCCTCTATTTTCGGATACATTTGTTCAAGACTGCGTCCAATTACCATCTGGATAATTTTATCTACGGTAATATCCGCCATTCTTCCTTCTCCGACATATTTCCCATCTCTCAACACTGTAAAATAATCCGCAATTTCAAAAACCTCTTCAAATTTATGAGAAATAAAGATGATGGTTTTTCCTTCTGATTTCAATTTTCTAATAATTTTATATAAATATTCAACTTCTTTAAGAGTAAGTGCAGAGGTTGGTTCATCCATAATGACTATTTTTGCGTTGAGTGAGAGTGCTTTGGCAATTTCCACCATATGCCTTTGAGCAATACTTAAATTTTTTACTTTAGTATCAGGATGGATATCCAATTCAAGTTTATCGAGAAGTTTCTGGGTTTCACTCTTCATTTCTTTCCAAGAAAGCAGACCGTTAGATTTATTTCTAATATGATGACCCATGAAGATATTTTCGGCAATAGAAAGTTCCAGGAACATTGTAGCTTCCTGGTGTATAGCAGATATCCCAGCCTGTTGTGAGATTTGGGGAGATGGAAATTGGGTAGGTTTATTGTTAAGAATAATAGTACCAGCGGTAGGTTGATACACACCGGCTAAAATCTTTACTAGCGTAGATTTTCCAGCCCCATTTTCACCTATGAGAGCATGAACTTCTCCGGTTCTTACTTGAAAATCTACCCCATCAAGTGCTTTAACTCCATAAAAATATTTTTTAATCCCCTTCATTTCAAGAATACAGCTCTTCATTGAACTAAAATCTCTCTTCTTTATTTTAAGGTATTTAACAAATAAAGCGGGATATAATTAATCCCGCTTTATCCAACAGATTTTTTTAATTCAAAGAGTAAACCATTAGTAAATCTCAGCAAATTTATCTATATTATCTTTTTCAAAAATAAATGGTTCACTCATTACAGCAACATTATCCGGGCCTATCTTAATTTCTCCCATTCTGCCAACTTTCATTACTTCACCCTCTTTGCCCTGGAATTCACCCTTAACTAATTTGTAGGCGATATAAGTGGATGAATATCCTAAATCAATGGGGTTCCAGAGAGACATTTGTCGGCAAGTACCATTTTTAATATATTGTTTCATTTCAGAGGGTAAACCAAGACCGGTTAGTTCAATTTTCCCTGATTTTCCAGCATCCTCTAATGCCTTTCCAGTAGCCGCGATACCAACAGTTGTAGGTGAAATAATCCCTCTTAAATCAGGATAAGATTTAAATAACCCCGTTGCTTCCCGATAACTCTTGTCAGAAAGGTCATCACCATATACTACAGCTACCAGTTTCATATCTTTATAAGCAGGCTCCTTTAATTCCTCTTTCATCCATTCAATCCATTCATTTTGATTGGTAGCCTGGGAAGAAGCACTCAAAACAGCAATCTCACCCTTATAGTCAATTAAATTTGCCAACATTTTTACCTGGCTTCTACCAATAAACTCACTGCTGGATGGTGCTAAATGCAGTATTCGTCCTTCTGGTGCAACTCCTGAATCGAAGGAAATTACTGTAATCCCGCTCTTCATTGCCCGTTGACAAACAGGAACCAGGGCATCTACATCGTTTGCTGAAATGACAATTGCATTTACTTTTTGAGCAATAAGCGAGTCAATAATTTCTATCTGACCCTCTGCAGTTGGTGTGGTAGGTCCCTGAAAAATAAATTCAATTCCTCCAAGTTCTTTAGCTGCTTCCAAACCTCCATCTCTACAAGCTTCAAAAAAGGCATTCCCCAAGTTTTTAACTAACATAGCAATTCTAACATTTTCTTGTGCCCCTGCAAAAGAAACCACAGATAAGAGAAAAACTGCAATTAAAACCATGGTCAGTATAAATTTTTGCTTTTTCATTTTATTTACCTCCTTTTTTAATATAATGAAAACTATTTGATAATATATTATCAAGTTATTATCTTTATGTCAAGAAATTTTATCATGATATCTTCAATTATTGACTTTGTTTTCATCATATAATATAATAAAAACGATAAAATGTTGTAAATAAAATTGAGCAAAAATCACTAAATAGGTGGAAATGGTTTATGGGCAAGGCAGAACGTCTCGAAAAAATGTTAGATTTAATCCAAAATAGTAATTTTATCTCCCCGGTGCAGCTTGCTGAAAAAATGAATGTATCGCTGGTAACTATTAGAAGAGATCTTAAAAAATTAGCTGATCAAAGATCTATAATAAAGGAATACAACACCATTAAAATAGCTCGAGATTACGATAAAAGATTTCATGAAAGGCTTAATACTAATCTCGAACAAAAAAGAATAATAGCAGAATTAGCTAAAAGATTTGTGCAGCCAGGAGATACTATTTTTTTAGATACCAGCACAACTTGCTACGAGTTTGCTCGTACCTTGGCACTCTCCTCTCATAATCTACATATTATCACCAATAATATTTACATGGCAGTTGAATTAATGAGTATTTATAAGATAGATTTGGTTCTTGTGGGAGGGAATATAAGACATGGATACTTCTCAACGATCGGTCCACTCGCAGAACAAATGTTGTCAAATATAAAAGTTACTAAATTCTTCTTCTCCTGCACAATGTTAGATACCCGAGGTATTTATGAATCTAATGTCATGGAAGGGAACATTAAAGTAAAGATGTTCGAAAATTCCAGGCTTCATTATCTTTTAGTAGATTCCAGTAAATTTGACAAGGCATCAATCTTTCGCACCACCGGCATTGAAAATGTAGACTCAATAATTACAGATAAACCTTTGGCAAAAGAATACCTTGATAAATTAAAAGATAGAAAAGCGGAAGTTATTACTCCGAAAAATGATTAACTTTGAAAACAATTAGAAAAAGTTTTTTTCTATTCTTTTGGCGTTAATGCTACCTCTAATGGCAGCCTGTTGCTTGCATCAATTACCATTTTTACTTTAAATCCGAGAGCTACAAAGTTTTTAGTAATTAACTTTATCTTATTTTTATCTTTAGAAGATTTTTGTTTTTTATTGTACTTGCACTTTCTGCTGTTGCAATTGCAACTTATCTTTTTACCGTTATTAGAATATATAATAATATGTACTATGCTATTACTAAAATTAATTTTATTTATTACTGCGGCAGCGACCGCTTGAGCTATTAAACGGTGTAAGATCTTATAATAAACATCTTTCCCAATTCTTTTCCTAAAGGAAGAAAAAGTAGAATGCGCGGGGGATTTTAG includes:
- a CDS encoding transposase, whose translation is MKKIKGRQLSFTTYEAYQKIKKDDPLKIIFESIDWGFIYPIIKDKYTTGRELVYDPLSLFKAQLLIWLDEVKSNRKLAESLQFDSRFCVLCGFDNFLKSPAHSTFSSFRKRIGKDVYYKILHRLIAQAVAAAVINKINFSNSIVHIIIYSNNGKKISCNCNSRKCKYNKKQKSSKDKNKIKLITKNFVALGFKVKMVIDASNRLPLEVALTPKE
- a CDS encoding DeoR/GlpR transcriptional regulator → MGKAERLEKMLDLIQNSNFISPVQLAEKMNVSLVTIRRDLKKLADQRSIIKEYNTIKIARDYDKRFHERLNTNLEQKRIIAELAKRFVQPGDTIFLDTSTTCYEFARTLALSSHNLHIITNNIYMAVELMSIYKIDLVLVGGNIRHGYFSTIGPLAEQMLSNIKVTKFFFSCTMLDTRGIYESNVMEGNIKVKMFENSRLHYLLVDSSKFDKASIFRTTGIENVDSIITDKPLAKEYLDKLKDRKAEVITPKND
- a CDS encoding sugar ABC transporter ATP-binding protein, with protein sequence MKSCILEMKGIKKYFYGVKALDGVDFQVRTGEVHALIGENGAGKSTLVKILAGVYQPTAGTIILNNKPTQFPSPQISQQAGISAIHQEATMFLELSIAENIFMGHHIRNKSNGLLSWKEMKSETQKLLDKLELDIHPDTKVKNLSIAQRHMVEIAKALSLNAKIVIMDEPTSALTLKEVEYLYKIIRKLKSEGKTIIFISHKFEEVFEIADYFTVLRDGKYVGEGRMADITVDKIIQMVIGRSLEQMYPKIEAEKGDIILKVENLTKIGVFKNISFNLHKGEILGFFGLVGAGRSEVMQTIFGIDTKTSGEVFINGEKISITNPSDAMNHSLAYLPEDRQIQGAILAMNIRENITLPIIDRISRHIFLDRNREFEITDEYGKNIEIKASGWEQLVEDLSGGNQQKVVLAKWIATKPRILIMDEPTKGIDVATKATVHNFISELAKQGIAVILVSSELPEILGMSNNIIVMHEGVITAKFTREEANSEKIIKAATGSISK
- the rhaS gene encoding rhamnose ABC transporter substrate-binding protein, with product MKKQKFILTMVLIAVFLLSVVSFAGAQENVRIAMLVKNLGNAFFEACRDGGLEAAKELGGIEFIFQGPTTPTAEGQIEIIDSLIAQKVNAIVISANDVDALVPVCQRAMKSGITVISFDSGVAPEGRILHLAPSSSEFIGRSQVKMLANLIDYKGEIAVLSASSQATNQNEWIEWMKEELKEPAYKDMKLVAVVYGDDLSDKSYREATGLFKSYPDLRGIISPTTVGIAATGKALEDAGKSGKIELTGLGLPSEMKQYIKNGTCRQMSLWNPIDLGYSSTYIAYKLVKGEFQGKEGEVMKVGRMGEIKIGPDNVAVMSEPFIFEKDNIDKFAEIY